The region GAATTTAGAACACTGGTTCCCAACTACAATATTAAGATACATTCATCTATGTGCTGGTGAAGTATATAACAAGTAAATTGTTACCAATAATTAGTAGTAAAAATCTGTCAATAATGTACTAGTCATTAAAATGATAGTAGTTATCCCTATATTTCACACTTGCATTCATATTGAGCTTTTTCAGTGAAAGACAGAAATAGTAGGATAATTCTTACAGAAAATATATCACACTTCTGAGTACTCCCATGAGAATGGTTGCATTTGAGAATATGCCATGTATTTTAAGAACTGATACATCAACCAGtatagtgagaaaaaaaatctatttttacatTAAGCTATGATTTGGGAACCAACTATGGTAAAGATGTTTATCAGTCATGATTTTATATCTGACATAAAACATCTTTACATTTGAAATGTCTTGAAGGGGGTAGATGAGAACCAACAATTGTAATAAGAAACATGCATTGAGAGCCCTCTAAGCTTGCTTGGAAAATCCTAAATCCTGATAATAAAGATTTGGTTGAAAGAGTTGAaggtttttaatatgttttttcaGGTTGACTGCAGTCATTATAAAAAGTTACCACCAGGACAACAGAGATTTTGTCATCATATGTATGATCCAATTTGTGGATCTGATGGAAAAACTTATAAAAATGATTGCTTCTTCTGTTCTCAAGTTAAGTaagtattaaaatgttttctttttcatatttaaggTAAAAGTATATATTAAGACAAATTAGAAGGTGTGATGTAGGGCCTAAGGAATATGTGAATCATATCATATTGTCTCTAACAAACAGAGCCTTCCAGTTGGTAGAATTTGGGAGTCCCTGATATCACAATATCCCCACATATTCTGGAAGTAAGAGTGAATCAGAGAATCCTAAAATCTCCAAGTTGAAAGGAAATATATGATCATCTAGTTCAACTTCCACTTGATAATCTATTGCTTAAACTTCCTCTACAGAAAAGTTACCAAGTAGTCTCACAGTCCATCTGGATTATTTCCAGAGACAAGGAACATCCTCCCTCCTAAGCATCCCATCCACATCTGGTAGAATGAGCCATGTTTTTGTTCAGCTTTAGCAACTAGGCTTGGATATGTTAGAGCCCCCTAATGCCTGGTACAACAGGGGATAATATCTGCAAAATCTGAATAACTTCTTCTGTTTCAGAGTATTATATCTCAACAGAATATATGTTGGTACTATACTAaaaattacacttaaaaaaatcaagtggCCAAAAGTAGTTTAAAGATTATAAACTAATCATCTCCAAGATATATTAACATTagttcaaaaattataaaataatgaatgataTACTGGAATGTATAAAAACATATgggtcattttaaatattttcaaaaatatagatGAAATACAAACGAGCATCTAACATATGTGGCATATTGTTCtggttctttttttaataaaagaaaaataacaatttttatgaAAAGAGACTTCTAAGTATGTGTTtcccttaaattaaaaaaaaattaaaacattttcagggATATAAATTGTGATGTATTTGAGCATCATCCTTATATAATCAGCAccagtttcaaaaatatttctaaactgCAGTCACtccttttaaaaacatcaatAAGCGGGGAAACTTGAATACATTTTTAGGATTCATTAGTGAAGTTTGGATGCTAATGAAATGCCTATGGGCTAGCATTTCTCATTTGTTGCTATATTCTCTCCACAGGAAAACTGACGGCAAACTTAAATTTGtacattttggaaaatgttaaaTCTATCTTGTGAGTCCAAAATATCTTTTAATGCATCTATTCACAAGAGACACATTTCTGTTCCCATATTATCTATGCCACATTGCCTACTCATCACCATATGTAGATTTCTTTGCAGAATAAAGCAGATATAAGGGAAATAAATGTGCACCTGactctttttttggggggaactGAGTTGAATTTTCtagatttgttttttacttttgggTGCTGTCTAAGAGATaattttagggagaaaaaaagggCCAATTAAGACTAGTAATAGGAACTAGAAAATTAAAGGCCCTGAAGCTGATGCATTGTTCTTTACCCAGGCTAGGAAAACACTCCATGTACATCACTCAGTTATTGAACATCCCTGAAATGTGAACAGATAAAGAGAGACCCTTCAGGCAGAAGAATCAGAAAACACTGCTTTGCTAGATGTCTCTTGGGTTTAAGACACTGAGAATTGCTCTGGATTGGGACTGCTCTCCAACTGTTTCCTACCAGAgaatatgtttgtaaaatgtggctggtaaaaaaaaaaatggttggtAAAGTTGTGCAACTTCTCACACATTAGTTGACGtctctgatatttttctttcttgaaagttTGATCTCAGGTCTGAGACCTGAAATTAAGCTTATCCTACTATTATATCATAAGTTTCTTGAAGACCAGAGAATATGCCTCGTAAATCTTTGTAATCTATTTGTGCATATATTCAATCACAAATATCTATTAAGGCCTACTTTGTCAGTGTCAGTGTTCTGCCTTGGAGAATACAATGTTGAGCAGAGTAGATATGGTCTTGCCACTTTGGAGTTTATATTCTGTGAAGGAATTCCCTATGCTTGGTACAGCATCTTGCATAAAACTGATATAGAAACATGCTTAATAAATTGAATTGAAGTTAAGCAACATTTTCCTTAGATTATAACAGAGTTACCCATGAATTTAACATATGAAAACCTacctatatattatgtataaagagggagaaagagaaaatgtagtCAAGCCCTTTTTGAGCTACGATCTGGTCTTGCAAATTCATCAGAGATTTAGGGAACAAGACTGTCTATCAGAATGACCCATGTTAACCTCCACAGAATTCAGGTACAATGgtgtttgttgtttcttttattttcttttctttctattttacatttttttttaactttcagaatGATGCAAGATCATCACTAACATTACTTAAAAACACTCTCTTTAAATTTGTTGATTGGAAtttagggagggaaaaaaaagtgcTCTTCAAAGAAACTctttaaaggaattaaaaatattaacctagaatttattcatccatcttttcaccaaatatttattaaatattcactCTGCCAGATGCTGCTAGAAATGAATCAGCaaacaaatataaacattagtCTTTTCTTCATGGAGCTTTAAGTCTAGAGGGGAAGAATTATGTTAACAATACATCAatcttaaatatacatatttgaaaaaactAGACTTAGACTGGGTAATCAGGAAAGACTTCCCTGAGAAGGTAACTTATAAGCAGAAACCTGAAGGATGGATAGAAGTCAGCAAAAGAAAATGGTGGGCAAGAGCAGTGAGTTGGAGTTGGGGGAGGTTGGCCATGGGGTTGAGAAATGagaagcagccaggcacagtggctcacgcctgtaatcccagcactttgggaggccgaggcaggaggattgctggagcctagaagataaagaccagcctgggaaacatggtgaaatgccatctttacaaaaaatagaaaaaattagctggtgtggtagtATAtgtctgtagtttcagctacttgggtggccgaggcagaacaatcaattgagcctgggaagtccacttgagcctgggaggttgaggctggatatcaaggctgcaatgagctgagattgcacccctgcactctggtctgggtgatgaagtgagactctctcaaaaataataataataataaaaggaaaaagaaaagaaaaaaaagagagaagcatcATTCCAAGCAGAGTGAACACATGAAACTGCAATGTAGAAAACCAGCATAAAGAGTTGTTGGCCAATTCATGTTTTCCAACCACTCTTCCTTGTTATCCTCTCTACCACCCACTTCCCACAATCCATTTTCTAACAGCCTTCAGAGTGATATTTCTAAACACAGACCTCATCATCCATTCCCCTGGTAAGGCTGCTTCAGTTATTCTCACTGCTTACAGCCCCATCAATATCGGCCACCTCACTCTCCAAACTCATCTCTCTCCATTCCACACTTTGCCCCAGACTGGTCACCACTCTCAGAACCTCCCATGCACTCTGAAATTTTGCACATGCTCATCCCTCTTTCTACAATTTTCTCTTTCCCACTTTTCCATCTTACCAATTTCCACATCATCTTTCAGCCTTAATGTCATTATCTTTAAAAAGCATCTCCTATGTATCTGGTCCTCCTAAATTAGcatactttatattattttcactttagCTCTGTAACCATCTGTTTCCACTGGCATATTGCAGGCTTGCAGTTGGCATGCCATAGGTGTTCAATTAATACCTTATAAATTAActaagttaaattaaaatgaattgaaTTTGGCTTCTGTCAACAAGTAAGCAAGGAAACCATGATGTCTTTTCCCAGATAACTCTGAAGTCAAGTGTCTTCACTCCCGATCCAGCTCCAACATTAGAATATATATCTATTTGCACTCTGCATCAACCCAAACTCTGCTTCTTCAAGCTCCCTATAAAGAAtccacaaacatacaaacaatagAGAGCAATAAATGCTTTTCTGGAGATTGTGGAGGAGTCACCAAAATGGCCATTACCTTGCACAGCCCACAGCCCAATATTCcttattacattcctttcatcTCTTGCAAAACCACCTTGTAAAATCCTTGTCATTtgtaacatgaaaaaaattaccataaaattttaaagatatacaaataaaatatgatgAAAACAATTAAATAATTACCAAAACCTGTTGCTAGAACTGAAGCCTACACAAATTCTAAGAAATCtcactttgtttcatttttaattagcTCTTCCTCACATTTAAGCAAAGCACGCATTACTATATCCAATAAACCAGTCCTTGTAAAACAGGTAACTCATGTCTGTCAGAGAACAATTTTAAGCTGAAGTATTGACTTTGGAATGTTGATTAACAATAAGGGTGCAGATCAAGGAAATGGAATCCAGAGTTACAAATACGTTCCTTAACAAAACACATCCACATGGACacattctgaaaatatttcagaatttcttttaaaaagaactctAAATCCAAACACAGCAGTCAATATAAAATTAAGCTTTTTAAGAGCACCTgcttaaaaataggaaaaaggctACTGGAGTTCTGCGAGATGCTTCTAGAGAGTTCAGGAAACTGGTGCATCACTCCCAGTTGCCAGACTCGAAGTGCTCCTTTCTAGGACATGAGGCATTTCATGCTCACAAACAGGTGTGGAGGTTAAAACAACTGAAGCCCCACCCAGCCAAGCCCTGCATGACTAATCAAAGAGTAAGCCTGGCTTTGGGTTTCTTTCTATCCTTGTGCCCAGTTTCTGAATCTTATTCTGCCTGCCCGTGAAACTCCTGGTGACTGCTGCATCCCCAGCCTGAGCCCCTGACTCTGTAATGTGCCCAGAAGCCTAGTCCTCTGGTACTTTGCACCTCTAGGTTGTGCTCCTTGCTTCTCTCTTCTCCACTTTACTACTTCTAGAATGGCAGCCCAGTGGCGAACATCCTTAAAACACTGGCCACCCTACTTCTGTTTTGGCTGCCTGTCTGGGCTCCAGTTGTTTCTCATACATCTCTGAGGCCCACCAATTGCTTGAACTACCATCTGTTTGCTGCCACACCCTTTAGATATTAACCTGTCCTCACTGTCAAACTAAAATTATTTGTGAAGCCTGTAGAATATAATGGTTAAGAACTAAGGGGCTTTGGGCAGAGAAAGCCCTGGGGTCAAATTTAGGTTTGCCACTTCTAAGTAGCCTTGAGTTAGTGGCTTAATCTCTGAGTTTCGGTTCCTGCATTTCGAATGGAGACAATAACAGTTCCTTCCAGATTAGCGTGAACTAATATGTATACAGCACATAATATTGTGCCTGGCATGTAATTAGCTAACAAGAAATGatagatttaaaatataataataaaaatctgtaGTTGTAATAAGTTTGCCCCGTAAGCCTATGGGTGGTTCTAATTTAGGTTCTGGCACTGCCTAGTATTTTCTGCAACCCCACCCTATCGCAACCACCACTCCCACTTGACCCTATCCTGAGATACAGCACTGAGAGCCTCCTGTTAAAGTAGATAATCACAGGGACAACCACAGAGGTCAGCAGAGCGGCTTGACTGCAATGAAATGAAGACACAAACCTCCATTAGGGTTTCTggaaggacatttaaaaaattatcctcagtgttttttagaaataaaataaaattatatatgtatcttCTGGTTTCGAGCCCCTTAAGAGCAGGGAATTGGGTCTTGTTCATCCctgtgtctcaaataaatattCATCTCTTCTGCCTGACGCATCGTAGGCAACGCCTGACACATCGTAGGCAACGCctgacatatatatgtaatttttaaactgTCAGGGTAAACGACATCAAAACAAACTCTACTGTGAGGGAAAACAATATCAAAACCAACTCTtggattaaatatatttaaaaacacataggTAATATCCTAAAGGCACAAAGAGCCCCATAGTGAATTCTACATTGcctgaaaattacaaaagagaCCAGTATTATTTAGCCAAGGCCAGAGAACAAAACCAACTGAATACCtccacagatgaagaaatgtTTCTAGAATCTGTGGTTGCATGAGTGTTCTTCCTAAAAGAGAGGAAGATGGAAATAGAATTAGAGGAGAGCTGGTAGCCTGAGCAGCAGTAAAGAATGGCAGCTGGAGGGGAGGCATACAAACAGTTTAAAAGATAGAGTGCGCGTGCTATTTCGTAAACTGAGTGATAAGACGTATGAGCATGTGTattgtcattatcattatttaaacTGTATGATAATTATATACATTGTGTATATACAATATACGACGAAATAGAGAAAAGATTAGAAGgacaaggaaaaaataagtaGGTGTTCTCAGGAATAAATTGGCCATGAATTTGAAAACATTTGCTTTGTGAAAAGCATCAATATATTTGCATTTAAGGTATTTTCTTAAAGACATTTTCTCTAATATCTTCAGGCCTCTTTGATCACAAGGACTTTTTTTCCCTCAAGGGAATTACTTTTCTACTAAAATAGTATTAAGTTGACCAGGAAATCCATCCACATAGGGGCCCACTTTACAGAGAATGTAATGCAGA is a window of Pongo pygmaeus isolate AG05252 chromosome 4, NHGRI_mPonPyg2-v2.0_pri, whole genome shotgun sequence DNA encoding:
- the SPINK9 gene encoding serine protease inhibitor Kazal-type 9, which gives rise to MRATAIVLLLALTLATMFSIECAKQTKQMVDCSHYKKLPPGQQRFCHHMYDPICGSDGKTYKNDCFFCSQVKKTDGKLKFVHFGKC